The following coding sequences lie in one Arabidopsis thaliana chromosome 3, partial sequence genomic window:
- the CNGC19 gene encoding cyclic nucleotide gated channel 19 translates to MAHTRTFTSRNRSVSLSNPSFSIDGFDNSTVTLGYTGPLRTQRIRPPLVQMSGPIHSTRRTEPLFSPSPQESPDSSSTVDVPPEDDFVFKNANLLRSGQLGMCNDPYCTTCPSYYNRQAAQLHTSRVSASRFRTVLYGDARGWAKRFASSVRRCLPGIMNPHSKFVQVWTRVLAFSSLVAIFIDPLFFFLLLIQQDNKCIAIDWRATKVLVSLRSITDLIFFINILLQFRLAYVAPESRIVGAGQLVDHPRKIARHYFRGKFLLDMFIVFPIPQIMILRIIPLHLGTRREESEKQILRATVLFQYIPKLYRLLPLLAGQTSTGFIFESAWANFVINLLTFMLAGHAVGSCWYLSALQRVKKCMLNAWNISADERRNLIDCARGSYASKSQRDLWRDNASVNACFQENGYTYGIYLKAVNLTNESSFFTRFSYSLYWGFQQISTLAGNLSPSYSVGEVFFTMGIIGLGLLLFARLIGNMHNFLQSLDRRRMEMMLRKRDVEQWMSHRRLPEDIRKSVHCGI, encoded by the exons ATGGCTCACACTAGGACTTTCACTTCCAGAAACCGTAGCGTTTCTCTCTCAAACCCATCTTTCTCCATTGACGGATTTGACAACTCAACTGTGACTTTAGGCTACACGGGTCCTCTTCGAACCCAGAGAATAAGACCTCCTTTAGTGCAAATGAGTGGTCCTATTCACTCTACTCGCAGAACAGaacctctcttctctccttctcctcaaGAATCTCCTGATTCCTCTTCTACCGTTGATGTTCCACCTGAAGATGATTTCGTCTTCAAAAACGCAAATCTCTTGAGATCTGGACAATTAGGGATGTGCAATGATCCTTACTGCACTACTTGCCCTTCTTACTACAACCGCCAAGCTGCTCAATTGCACACTTCCAGAGTTTCTGCCTCTAGG TTTCGCACTGTTCTGTATGGTGATGCTAGAGGTTGGGCTAAGCGATTTGCCTCCTCTGTTCGTAGATGCTTACCCGGAATAATGAATCCTCATTCCAAATTTGTTCAAGTCTGGACTAGAGTCTTAGCCTTTTCAAGCTTAGTGGCCATTTTTATAGAccctctcttctttttcctcttatTGATCCAACAA GACAACAAATGCATAGCGATTGATTGGCGTGCGACTAAAGTATTGGTGTCTCTTAGAAGTATAACGGATCTTATATTCTTCATTAACATTCTGCTTCAG TTTAGGTTGGCCTATGTAGCTCCTGAGTCTAGAATAGTTGGTGCCGGCCAGTTAGTTGATCATCCAAGAAAAATTGCTCGCCATTACTTCCGAGGAAAGTTTCTCCTTGACATGTTCATAGTCTTTCCCATTCCACAGATAATGATATTAAGGATAATACCATTACACTTAGGCACACGCAGGGAAGAATCTGAGAAACAGATTTTACGCGCTACGGTTCTTTTTCAATACATTCCAAAGTTATATAGACTCTTACCTCTTCTTGCTGGACAAACATCTACTGGCTTCATATTTGAGTCAGCTTGGgctaattttgttattaatctTCTCACCTTCATGCTTGCTGGTCACGCTGTTGGCTCTTGCTGGTATCTCTCTGCTCTGCAG AGAGTTAAGAAATGCATGCTGAATGCTTGGAATATTTCTGCGGATGAACGTAGAAATCTTATCGATTGTGCTCGTGGAAGTTATGCATCGAAGTCACAACGAGATCTGTGGAGAGATAATGCTAGTGTCAATGcttgttttcaagaaaatggtTATACCTATGGGATCTATTTGAAGGCAGTGAATCTTACCAATGAATCTAGTTTCTTCACAAGATTCAGTTATTCTCTGTATTGGGGATTCCAA CAAATAAGCACACTTGCTGGAAACTTATCCCCAAGTTACTCAGTGGGTGAGGTTTTCTTTACAATGGGTATCATTGGACTAGGGCTTTTGCTTTTTGCGCGGCTTATCGGTAACATGCACAACTTCCTTCAATCACTTGATCGAAG GAGGATGGAAATGATGCTGAGAAAGCGTGATGTGGAGCAGTGGATGAGCCATAGACGTTTGCCAGAAGATATAAGAAAGTCTGTGCACTGTGGCATTTGA
- the CNGC19 gene encoding cyclic nucleotide gated channel 19 (cyclic nucleotide gated channel 19 (CNGC19); FUNCTIONS IN: ion channel activity, cyclic nucleotide binding, calmodulin binding; INVOLVED IN: ion transport, transmembrane transport; LOCATED IN: membrane; EXPRESSED IN: hypocotyl, root; CONTAINS InterPro DOMAIN/s: Cyclic nucleotide-binding (InterPro:IPR000595), Ion transport (InterPro:IPR005821), Cyclic nucleotide-binding-like (InterPro:IPR018490), RmlC-like jelly roll fold (InterPro:IPR014710); BEST Arabidopsis thaliana protein match is: cyclic nucleotide-binding transporter 1 (TAIR:AT3G17700.1); Has 2826 Blast hits to 2760 proteins in 210 species: Archae - 0; Bacteria - 14; Metazoa - 1491; Fungi - 0; Plants - 890; Viruses - 0; Other Eukaryotes - 431 (source: NCBI BLink).) has protein sequence MAHTRTFTSRNRSVSLSNPSFSIDGFDNSTVTLGYTGPLRTQRIRPPLVQMSGPIHSTRRTEPLFSPSPQESPDSSSTVDVPPEDDFVFKNANLLRSGQLGMCNDPYCTTCPSYYNRQAAQLHTSRVSASRFRTVLYGDARGWAKRFASSVRRCLPGIMNPHSKFVQVWTRVLAFSSLVAIFIDPLFFFLLLIQQDNKCIAIDWRATKVLVSLRSITDLIFFINILLQFRLAYVAPESRIVGAGQLVDHPRKIARHYFRGKFLLDMFIVFPIPQIMILRIIPLHLGTRREESEKQILRATVLFQYIPKLYRLLPLLAGQTSTGFIFESAWANFVINLLTFMLAGHAVGSCWYLSALQRVKKCMLNAWNISADERRNLIDCARGSYASKSQRDLWRDNASVNACFQENGYTYGIYLKAVNLTNESSFFTRFSYSLYWGFQQISTLAGNLSPSYSVGEVFFTMGIIGLGLLLFARLIGNMHNFLQSLDRRRMEMMLRKRDVEQWMSHRRLPEDIRKRVREVERYTWAATRGVNEELLFENMPDDLQRDIRRHLFKFLKKVRIFSLMDESVLDSIRERLKQRTYIRSSTVLHHRGLVEKMVFIVRGEMESIGEDGSVLPLSEGDVCGEELLTWCLSSINPDGTRIKMPPKGLVSNRNVRCVTNVEAFSLSVADLEDVTSLFSRFLRSHRVQGAIRYESPYWRLRAAMQIQVAWRYRKRQLQRLNTAHSNSNR, from the exons ATGGCTCACACTAGGACTTTCACTTCCAGAAACCGTAGCGTTTCTCTCTCAAACCCATCTTTCTCCATTGACGGATTTGACAACTCAACTGTGACTTTAGGCTACACGGGTCCTCTTCGAACCCAGAGAATAAGACCTCCTTTAGTGCAAATGAGTGGTCCTATTCACTCTACTCGCAGAACAGaacctctcttctctccttctcctcaaGAATCTCCTGATTCCTCTTCTACCGTTGATGTTCCACCTGAAGATGATTTCGTCTTCAAAAACGCAAATCTCTTGAGATCTGGACAATTAGGGATGTGCAATGATCCTTACTGCACTACTTGCCCTTCTTACTACAACCGCCAAGCTGCTCAATTGCACACTTCCAGAGTTTCTGCCTCTAGG TTTCGCACTGTTCTGTATGGTGATGCTAGAGGTTGGGCTAAGCGATTTGCCTCCTCTGTTCGTAGATGCTTACCCGGAATAATGAATCCTCATTCCAAATTTGTTCAAGTCTGGACTAGAGTCTTAGCCTTTTCAAGCTTAGTGGCCATTTTTATAGAccctctcttctttttcctcttatTGATCCAACAA GACAACAAATGCATAGCGATTGATTGGCGTGCGACTAAAGTATTGGTGTCTCTTAGAAGTATAACGGATCTTATATTCTTCATTAACATTCTGCTTCAG TTTAGGTTGGCCTATGTAGCTCCTGAGTCTAGAATAGTTGGTGCCGGCCAGTTAGTTGATCATCCAAGAAAAATTGCTCGCCATTACTTCCGAGGAAAGTTTCTCCTTGACATGTTCATAGTCTTTCCCATTCCACAGATAATGATATTAAGGATAATACCATTACACTTAGGCACACGCAGGGAAGAATCTGAGAAACAGATTTTACGCGCTACGGTTCTTTTTCAATACATTCCAAAGTTATATAGACTCTTACCTCTTCTTGCTGGACAAACATCTACTGGCTTCATATTTGAGTCAGCTTGGgctaattttgttattaatctTCTCACCTTCATGCTTGCTGGTCACGCTGTTGGCTCTTGCTGGTATCTCTCTGCTCTGCAG AGAGTTAAGAAATGCATGCTGAATGCTTGGAATATTTCTGCGGATGAACGTAGAAATCTTATCGATTGTGCTCGTGGAAGTTATGCATCGAAGTCACAACGAGATCTGTGGAGAGATAATGCTAGTGTCAATGcttgttttcaagaaaatggtTATACCTATGGGATCTATTTGAAGGCAGTGAATCTTACCAATGAATCTAGTTTCTTCACAAGATTCAGTTATTCTCTGTATTGGGGATTCCAA CAAATAAGCACACTTGCTGGAAACTTATCCCCAAGTTACTCAGTGGGTGAGGTTTTCTTTACAATGGGTATCATTGGACTAGGGCTTTTGCTTTTTGCGCGGCTTATCGGTAACATGCACAACTTCCTTCAATCACTTGATCGAAG GAGGATGGAAATGATGCTGAGAAAGCGTGATGTGGAGCAGTGGATGAGCCATAGACGTTTGCCAGAAGATATAAGAAA GAGGGTGAGAGAGGTTGAGCGGTACACTTGGGCTGCGACAAGAGGAGTTAACGAAGAATTGCTATTTGAGAACATGCCTGATGACCTTCAAAGAGATATAAGAAGACACCTCTTCAAATTTCTCAAGAAG GTGAGAATATTTTCGTTGATGGATGAATCAGTTTTAGATTCAATCAGAGAGAGGCTGAAACAGAGGACTTACATAAGGAGTAGCACGGTGTTGCATCACAGAGGTCTAGTAGAGAAAATGGTATTCATAGTGAGAGGTGAGATGGAGAGCATTGGAGAAGACGGTTCTGTTCTTCCTTTATCAGAAGGAGACGTTTGTGGTGAAGAACTTCTCACTTGGTGCCTCTCTTCTATAAACCCCG ATGGGACGAGGATAAAGATGCCACCAAAGGGATTGGTTAGCAACAGAAATGTTAGGTGTGTGACAAACGTGGAGGCGTTTTCGCTGAGTGTAGCAGATCTTGAAGATGTAACAAGCTTGTTTTCAAGATTCTTAAGAAGCCATCGAGTGCAAGGAGCTATAAGGTACGAGTCTCCTTATTGGAGGTTACGAGCAGCTATGCAGATCCAAGTGGCTTGGAGATACCGAAAGAGACAACTCCAGAGATTAAACACTGCTCACTCCAATTCCAACCGTtaa
- the CNGC19 gene encoding cyclic nucleotide gated channel 19: protein MAHTRTFTSRNRSVSLSNPSFSIDGFDNSTVTLGYTGPLRTQRIRPPLVQMSGPIHSTRRTEPLFSPSPQESPDSSSTVDVPPEDDFVFKNANLLRSGQLGMCNDPYCTTCPSYYNRQAAQLHTSRVSASRFRTVLYGDARGWAKRFASSVRRCLPGIMNPHSKFVQVWTRVLAFSSLVAIFIDPLFFFLLLIQQDNKCIAIDWRATKVLVSLRSITDLIFFINILLQFRLAYVAPESRIVGAGQLVDHPRKIARHYFRGKFLLDMFIVFPIPQIMILRIIPLHLGTRREESEKQILRATVLFQYIPKLYRLLPLLAGQTSTGFIFESAWANFVINLLTFMLAGHAVGSCWYLSALQRVKKCMLNAWNISADERRNLIDCARGSYASKSQRDLWRDNASVNACFQENGYTYGIYLKAVNLTNESSFFTRFSYSLYWGFQQISTLAGNLSPSYSVGEVFFTMGIIGLGLLLFARLIGNMHNFLQSLDRRRMEMMLRKRDVEQWMSHRRLPEDIRKRVREVERYTWAATRGVNEELLFENMPDDLQRDIRRHLFKFLKKVRIFSLMDESVLDSIRERLKQRTYIRSSTVLHHRGLVEKMVFIVRGEMESIGEDGSVLPLSEGDVCGEELLTWCLSSINPGTNNI from the exons ATGGCTCACACTAGGACTTTCACTTCCAGAAACCGTAGCGTTTCTCTCTCAAACCCATCTTTCTCCATTGACGGATTTGACAACTCAACTGTGACTTTAGGCTACACGGGTCCTCTTCGAACCCAGAGAATAAGACCTCCTTTAGTGCAAATGAGTGGTCCTATTCACTCTACTCGCAGAACAGaacctctcttctctccttctcctcaaGAATCTCCTGATTCCTCTTCTACCGTTGATGTTCCACCTGAAGATGATTTCGTCTTCAAAAACGCAAATCTCTTGAGATCTGGACAATTAGGGATGTGCAATGATCCTTACTGCACTACTTGCCCTTCTTACTACAACCGCCAAGCTGCTCAATTGCACACTTCCAGAGTTTCTGCCTCTAGG TTTCGCACTGTTCTGTATGGTGATGCTAGAGGTTGGGCTAAGCGATTTGCCTCCTCTGTTCGTAGATGCTTACCCGGAATAATGAATCCTCATTCCAAATTTGTTCAAGTCTGGACTAGAGTCTTAGCCTTTTCAAGCTTAGTGGCCATTTTTATAGAccctctcttctttttcctcttatTGATCCAACAA GACAACAAATGCATAGCGATTGATTGGCGTGCGACTAAAGTATTGGTGTCTCTTAGAAGTATAACGGATCTTATATTCTTCATTAACATTCTGCTTCAG TTTAGGTTGGCCTATGTAGCTCCTGAGTCTAGAATAGTTGGTGCCGGCCAGTTAGTTGATCATCCAAGAAAAATTGCTCGCCATTACTTCCGAGGAAAGTTTCTCCTTGACATGTTCATAGTCTTTCCCATTCCACAGATAATGATATTAAGGATAATACCATTACACTTAGGCACACGCAGGGAAGAATCTGAGAAACAGATTTTACGCGCTACGGTTCTTTTTCAATACATTCCAAAGTTATATAGACTCTTACCTCTTCTTGCTGGACAAACATCTACTGGCTTCATATTTGAGTCAGCTTGGgctaattttgttattaatctTCTCACCTTCATGCTTGCTGGTCACGCTGTTGGCTCTTGCTGGTATCTCTCTGCTCTGCAG AGAGTTAAGAAATGCATGCTGAATGCTTGGAATATTTCTGCGGATGAACGTAGAAATCTTATCGATTGTGCTCGTGGAAGTTATGCATCGAAGTCACAACGAGATCTGTGGAGAGATAATGCTAGTGTCAATGcttgttttcaagaaaatggtTATACCTATGGGATCTATTTGAAGGCAGTGAATCTTACCAATGAATCTAGTTTCTTCACAAGATTCAGTTATTCTCTGTATTGGGGATTCCAA CAAATAAGCACACTTGCTGGAAACTTATCCCCAAGTTACTCAGTGGGTGAGGTTTTCTTTACAATGGGTATCATTGGACTAGGGCTTTTGCTTTTTGCGCGGCTTATCGGTAACATGCACAACTTCCTTCAATCACTTGATCGAAG GAGGATGGAAATGATGCTGAGAAAGCGTGATGTGGAGCAGTGGATGAGCCATAGACGTTTGCCAGAAGATATAAGAAA GAGGGTGAGAGAGGTTGAGCGGTACACTTGGGCTGCGACAAGAGGAGTTAACGAAGAATTGCTATTTGAGAACATGCCTGATGACCTTCAAAGAGATATAAGAAGACACCTCTTCAAATTTCTCAAGAAG GTGAGAATATTTTCGTTGATGGATGAATCAGTTTTAGATTCAATCAGAGAGAGGCTGAAACAGAGGACTTACATAAGGAGTAGCACGGTGTTGCATCACAGAGGTCTAGTAGAGAAAATGGTATTCATAGTGAGAGGTGAGATGGAGAGCATTGGAGAAGACGGTTCTGTTCTTCCTTTATCAGAAGGAGACGTTTGTGGTGAAGAACTTCTCACTTGGTGCCTCTCTTCTATAAACCCCGGTACTAATAACATTTGA